From Syntrophorhabdus sp.:
CCACAAACCGGCAAGCACAAGCCGGTAAGACCGCTCCAGAGTTCAAGGGCCAGAGATGAAGAAGGGGATTACGGGGTGCTGACCGGAATGGACAGGTTTCGCTCGGGCCGTGCCTGTCAATGTCGTCCATTATGCATTTCAAGTGCACCATGGCCGATGATTCGCCATACTCCACATGGGCGTGGTCTGCGGCAGATTGCGGGTCCCGTGATCCTTAAAGCGAAAGGCTGCCCGGGAGAGTTAGGAGCGCGCGAGCGGGGAAGTGAGGGTCAAAGACATCAAGGGAGGGAACGGAGCGAAGCTCGCCTGGAAGAGTTATTCAAGAACCATAAGAGTCTTCGGCGTCTTAGGTGCCGGAGTCCGAGGCCCGGCACGCGTGCAGGCATGCACGAGTGAAGTACAGGCAGTCCCGCTTAAGTCTCTCTTTCTGTCTCTCTTCGCGTTTTCCGCGAACTCGAGCGAAGCGGGAGAAAGGCAGGTCTTTCAAGCCGGCTTTGCGAGAGCGCCTGACCGTTGACGGTCAGACGCCTTCCGGAAGTTTCGACGCCATCAGCCTTCTTCGGTCAAGCTTGCGGCCATCCACGATGAATGTGCCGTCGCCGACGGCGTGGACGGTTCGCTTTTCTTTGCGCGAGGTGTCGAAGTGTGCGGCGAGGGCTTCGAGGACGACGATGTTGTGTTTCCTGATGATGTCGATGACCCTGCACTCGATGTTGGCGAGGCATTCCTTTATCAATGGTGCTTTGACTATCTTGCCTTTTACGGGAGTGAGCTTGAATTTCGCGAATTTGTCCGTATCGGCGCCGGAGCATGTTCCGATTCCGACGACCTTGTCGAGCATGTCGACCGTGGGGACCGCGATAACGCACTCCCTCGTTTTCCGGAGGGCCTTGAATGAATAATTCCATTCCCCGGTCGTCATGGCAAAGACCGGCGTGAAGTCCACCACCATCGTCCACGAGATCGTCATGACGTTGTCCTTCTTTCCATCATTCGTCGTAACAAGGACAACGGGCCCCGGCTCCAACAAAGTAAAGGCTTTGCCTATCTCCAATTCTTCCATGAGAGCACCTCCCCTGTTCTTACGAATACTATATACATTCGTCCAAACCTGACAAGCCATGCTCTGACCTTATCGCATGAAGGACAGCGCATTTCTCGTGTCTACATGTGTCTTGCTGATGGTAGAGGACGAGAATGCATGATTCTTCTCTCTCCCGCCGAAGGGCGGGACGAGAAGGCCGCCAGATCCTGGGAGGCTCCAGGATCTGGCGGCAGCTTTTCTCTCTTTTC
This genomic window contains:
- a CDS encoding flavin reductase family protein, whose translation is MEELEIGKAFTLLEPGPVVLVTTNDGKKDNVMTISWTMVVDFTPVFAMTTGEWNYSFKALRKTRECVIAVPTVDMLDKVVGIGTCSGADTDKFAKFKLTPVKGKIVKAPLIKECLANIECRVIDIIRKHNIVVLEALAAHFDTSRKEKRTVHAVGDGTFIVDGRKLDRRRLMASKLPEGV